In one Fibrobacter sp. UWR3 genomic region, the following are encoded:
- a CDS encoding SO_0444 family Cu/Zn efflux transporter yields MDSFVDIFKVFVHEFITLFSEMAPFLLLGFLLAGILHVWVPNHLYVPKISKSNFKSVLWAALFGVPLPICSCGVIPTSIALRKEGASKGASVSFLISTPATGVDSILATYSLLGLPFAILRPIAAFTTALFGGVLTNFVSRGEEGAVLGEAHPETIDFDDCDTDHHCGCGHCEEDDDHDHHDHCGCGEHGCGCESRDVHRMSFGQKVVETFRYGLVNMVGDVSKWLLIGLLLGALISAFVPNELFLALREYPLLCMLAVLMLAMPMYTCATGSIPLALALVAKGITPGAALVLLMAGPATSIASMLVVGKAFGKRTLIAYLTSIALGALFFGYIVDTLFMDTFLAAMLPHGSAECHGHGALGVFDYVCAGLLAAFMIYAKFGHKGCGCGHEHGGHCGCGHDHEGNCCHEHEEECDECVHVTYRVNGMSCSHCKACVEKAVRVLDGVEFAEADVSKKELRVEWHDVHDIDEGALRKAVEEAGFEFGGKV; encoded by the coding sequence ATGGATTCCTTCGTCGATATCTTTAAGGTCTTTGTACACGAGTTTATCACGCTGTTTTCCGAGATGGCGCCGTTCCTGCTGCTCGGTTTCTTGCTTGCGGGCATTTTGCACGTGTGGGTGCCGAACCATCTGTACGTGCCCAAGATTTCCAAGTCGAATTTCAAGTCGGTTCTGTGGGCGGCCCTGTTCGGTGTGCCGCTCCCGATTTGCAGCTGCGGCGTGATTCCCACGTCGATTGCACTCCGGAAGGAGGGGGCGAGCAAGGGGGCGAGCGTGAGCTTCCTCATTTCGACGCCTGCGACGGGTGTGGATTCTATCCTCGCGACGTATTCGCTGCTCGGGCTCCCGTTTGCGATTTTGCGCCCGATAGCGGCGTTTACGACGGCGCTTTTCGGTGGCGTGCTCACGAATTTCGTTTCTCGCGGGGAAGAAGGTGCGGTGCTTGGTGAGGCTCACCCCGAAACCATCGACTTTGACGACTGCGATACCGATCATCACTGCGGTTGCGGCCACTGCGAGGAGGACGATGACCACGACCATCACGATCATTGCGGGTGCGGCGAACATGGCTGCGGTTGTGAATCGCGCGATGTGCACCGCATGTCTTTCGGCCAGAAGGTTGTGGAAACTTTCCGCTACGGGCTCGTGAACATGGTGGGCGACGTGAGCAAGTGGCTGCTCATAGGCCTCTTGCTGGGAGCCTTGATTTCGGCGTTTGTCCCGAACGAGCTCTTCCTTGCCCTGCGTGAATATCCGCTGCTCTGTATGCTTGCCGTGCTCATGCTCGCGATGCCGATGTACACGTGTGCGACGGGGTCCATTCCGCTTGCGCTTGCGCTCGTGGCGAAGGGCATTACGCCGGGTGCGGCCCTTGTGCTGCTGATGGCAGGGCCTGCGACGAGTATCGCCTCGATGCTTGTGGTGGGGAAGGCGTTTGGCAAGCGTACCTTGATTGCGTACCTGACCTCCATTGCGCTGGGCGCGCTGTTCTTTGGCTACATTGTGGATACGCTCTTCATGGACACGTTCCTTGCGGCGATGCTCCCGCATGGCTCTGCGGAATGTCACGGGCATGGTGCGCTTGGCGTGTTTGACTATGTATGTGCGGGCTTGCTCGCAGCATTCATGATTTACGCGAAGTTCGGGCACAAGGGCTGCGGCTGTGGGCACGAACATGGTGGACATTGCGGGTGCGGCCATGACCACGAAGGAAACTGCTGCCACGAGCACGAAGAGGAATGCGATGAATGCGTTCACGTGACTTACCGCGTGAACGGCATGAGCTGCAGCCACTGCAAGGCGTGTGTCGAGAAGGCGGTTCGCGTGCTGGACGGCGTGGAATTTGCCGAGGCCGATGTCTCGAAGAAGGAACTTCGCGTGGAATGGCACGACGTACACGATATCGATGAAGGTGCGCTCAGGAAGGCAGTGGAAGAAGCCGGCTTCGAGTTTGGCGGGAAGGTTTGA
- the ispD gene encoding 2-C-methyl-D-erythritol 4-phosphate cytidylyltransferase, whose translation MQNLKGRFAAVLPAGGLGKRMGGNIPKQLMLLGGKPVYRYCLETFLEMEEIAEVVMAVPADWKDHFEKEIFNSEHSGKLGELIACKMKIVVGGAERWQSVENGVNALTSNAEFVLVHDVARPFVSREIIRDVCETLLTKGSCLVAKPAVDTIKIAKDGRVESTIDRNTVWMAQTPQAASIALLKKLYARIAAEPLNFTPTDEASILEYFGESVYIVKGNAANDKLTTPEDFEIFASRAK comes from the coding sequence ATGCAGAACTTGAAAGGCAGATTCGCGGCAGTGCTCCCCGCAGGGGGCCTTGGCAAACGCATGGGCGGCAACATTCCCAAGCAGCTGATGCTCCTGGGCGGCAAGCCGGTCTACCGCTACTGTCTCGAGACATTCCTCGAGATGGAAGAAATCGCCGAAGTCGTGATGGCCGTACCCGCCGACTGGAAGGATCATTTCGAAAAGGAAATTTTCAACAGCGAACACTCCGGCAAGCTCGGCGAACTTATTGCCTGCAAAATGAAGATTGTCGTCGGCGGTGCGGAGCGCTGGCAGTCCGTAGAGAACGGCGTGAACGCACTTACGAGCAATGCGGAATTCGTTCTGGTCCATGACGTGGCACGCCCCTTCGTGAGCAGGGAAATCATCCGCGACGTGTGCGAAACGCTTCTAACCAAGGGCAGCTGCCTTGTGGCAAAGCCCGCCGTCGATACCATCAAGATTGCGAAGGACGGGCGCGTCGAATCCACCATCGACCGCAATACCGTCTGGATGGCACAGACCCCGCAGGCCGCCTCCATCGCGCTACTGAAAAAGCTCTACGCGCGCATTGCCGCAGAGCCCCTGAACTTCACGCCCACCGACGAGGCGAGCATCCTCGAATACTTCGGCGAGAGCGTCTATATCGTGAAGGGCAACGCCGCGAACGACAAGCTCACCACTCCCGAAGACTTCGAGATTTTCGCCAGCCGCGCGAAATAA